The following proteins are encoded in a genomic region of Methylococcales bacterium:
- a CDS encoding heavy metal translocating P-type ATPase, with protein sequence MIIESSIFLGLYAGLRLFERYSNKTLINLSLARHPVAKTTTTDENTDLNESTSTSSKKTADTVAKETANHHFKLSTATMGMVVVGRFYPPLSVISWGFLIYNTLPILKQTEASLFKDKEIKNDLLTAVVSVATMAIGSPVTASIQIWIYHLSCKMVNKSKDLSHQVLTGVFSTQNKKVWLLTDKTVIETPLDDINLGDILIVRTGDIIPVDGEVTKGIATLDQHVLTGESMPVEKIKGDSVFSSTLILAGEIQICVQKAGGETTVAQLNEILEKTVDYKSKSQLKGEKFSNNMALPLLAGAALLTPSLGAATAVGLLFSAPTNTVQMMTSLQTLNHLSSLVKKGIFIKDGRALENIKKIDIVFFDKTGTLTENKAEVERIMVCSSYTSDQILQYAAATEGHLKHPIANAICHEAVQRDLEALPIDNQHYELGAGISANYLDAKIRVGSVRFIVESGLKLPNTLQQLHLQIQQRGHVLIVVAIDLEVIGAIEIHPRLRVGAADVVSQLHAQGIKKVCMISGDYQQTAEHVGQQLGLDEIYAEMLPQQKADLVVKYQQLGHKVCFVGDGINDALAMKQADVSISLQSGSDVASDVAQIVLMDDKLANIPDLFTLSNELEQRLKHVMLFWGAYGIINITAISTLHLPLVKSTLLFGSVFSAASIHAFLPWYKKEDV encoded by the coding sequence ATGATAATTGAATCCAGTATTTTTTTAGGCCTGTATGCAGGACTCCGCTTATTTGAGCGGTACAGCAATAAAACGTTAATTAATTTAAGTTTAGCGCGTCATCCTGTGGCTAAAACGACAACCACGGATGAAAATACGGATTTAAACGAATCGACATCAACCTCGTCAAAAAAAACGGCGGATACAGTAGCCAAAGAAACGGCTAATCATCATTTTAAATTAAGCACGGCCACCATGGGGATGGTTGTTGTCGGTCGTTTTTACCCACCGTTATCGGTCATCTCGTGGGGATTTCTTATTTATAACACCCTGCCGATTTTAAAACAAACAGAAGCCTCCTTGTTTAAAGATAAAGAAATTAAAAATGATTTGTTAACGGCGGTTGTAAGTGTGGCAACCATGGCCATAGGAAGTCCTGTTACCGCCAGCATTCAAATTTGGATTTACCATTTAAGTTGTAAAATGGTAAATAAAAGTAAAGACCTTTCTCATCAGGTCTTAACGGGCGTATTTTCAACGCAAAATAAAAAGGTTTGGTTACTAACCGATAAAACCGTGATTGAAACCCCCTTAGACGATATTAACCTCGGTGATATTCTTATTGTCCGAACAGGCGATATTATTCCTGTTGATGGTGAGGTTACAAAGGGTATTGCCACGTTAGATCAACATGTCTTAACGGGTGAGTCAATGCCTGTTGAAAAAATTAAAGGCGATAGCGTTTTTTCATCCACTCTTATTTTGGCAGGGGAAATTCAAATTTGTGTTCAAAAAGCAGGAGGAGAAACCACGGTCGCACAGTTAAATGAAATTTTAGAAAAAACAGTCGATTACAAATCAAAATCACAATTAAAAGGCGAAAAATTTTCAAATAATATGGCACTGCCTTTATTGGCAGGAGCGGCGTTACTGACACCTTCGTTAGGGGCGGCAACGGCTGTTGGACTCTTATTTAGCGCGCCAACGAATACCGTTCAAATGATGACCTCATTACAAACCTTGAATCATCTATCAAGTTTGGTTAAAAAGGGAATCTTTATTAAAGATGGGCGTGCTTTAGAGAATATTAAAAAAATTGATATTGTTTTTTTTGATAAAACAGGCACCTTGACTGAAAATAAAGCAGAAGTTGAACGGATTATGGTGTGTTCGTCCTACACATCCGATCAAATATTACAATATGCAGCCGCCACAGAAGGGCATTTAAAACACCCGATTGCTAATGCAATATGCCACGAAGCGGTACAGCGTGATTTAGAAGCATTACCGATTGATAATCAGCATTATGAATTAGGCGCGGGGATTAGTGCAAACTACCTTGACGCTAAAATTCGTGTGGGCAGTGTTCGCTTTATTGTTGAATCTGGATTAAAACTACCCAATACACTTCAACAATTACACCTGCAAATACAACAACGCGGACATGTGCTTATTGTTGTTGCGATTGATTTAGAGGTCATTGGTGCGATTGAAATACATCCTCGTTTACGCGTAGGAGCGGCTGACGTGGTCTCCCAATTACATGCACAAGGCATTAAAAAAGTATGTATGATTTCGGGGGATTATCAACAAACAGCCGAGCATGTGGGTCAACAACTTGGATTAGATGAAATTTATGCTGAAATGTTACCGCAACAAAAAGCAGATCTAGTCGTTAAATATCAACAATTAGGACACAAGGTTTGTTTTGTGGGTGATGGCATTAATGATGCACTGGCGATGAAACAAGCGGATGTCTCTATTTCCTTACAAAGTGGTTCCGATGTCGCCTCCGATGTCGCACAAATTGTATTGATGGATGATAAATTAGCCAATATTCCCGACTTATTTACTCTCTCTAATGAATTAGAACAGCGTTTAAAACATGTGATGCTATTTTGGGGGGCTTATGGAATTATAAATATTACCGCGATTAGTACGTTGCATTTACCTTTAGTTAAATCAACCTTGCTTTTTGGTTCTGTGTTTAGTGCCGCAAGTATTCATGCTTTTTTACCGTGGTATAAAAAAGAAGACGTATAA
- a CDS encoding Fe-Mn family superoxide dismutase, which translates to MAFELPALPYAKTALAPHISEETLDYHHGKHHQTYITNLNNLISGTEFESLSLEEIMAKSSGGTFNNAAQIWNHTFYWNSLSPNGGGQPSGNLASAINASFGSFEAFQEAFTKCAVTTFGSGWAWLVKDKEGNLSLVSSSNAACPLTDGLTPLLTCDVWEHAYYIDYRNARPSYLKGFWSLVNWDFAAANFSA; encoded by the coding sequence ATGGCTTTTGAACTTCCTGCATTACCTTATGCAAAAACAGCGTTAGCACCCCATATTTCAGAAGAAACTCTGGATTATCATCATGGTAAACATCATCAAACCTATATTACTAACTTAAATAATTTGATCTCAGGAACTGAATTTGAAAGCTTGTCATTAGAAGAGATTATGGCTAAATCATCAGGCGGTACTTTTAATAATGCGGCACAAATTTGGAACCATACTTTTTATTGGAACAGCTTATCTCCAAATGGCGGTGGTCAACCGAGTGGTAACTTAGCGAGTGCGATTAATGCAAGTTTTGGTTCATTTGAAGCGTTTCAAGAAGCGTTTACTAAATGTGCCGTGACTACTTTTGGCTCAGGATGGGCTTGGTTAGTTAAAGATAAAGAAGGTAACTTATCTTTAGTGAGCAGCAGTAATGCCGCGTGTCCATTAACTGACGGGTTAACACCGTTATTAACTTGTGATGTTTGGGAACATGCCTACTATATTGATTATCGTAATGCACGCCCTAGCTATTTGAAAGGTTTTTGGTCATTGGTTAACTGGGATTTTGCCGCTGCTAATTTTTCCGCTTAA
- the dnaE gene encoding DNA polymerase III subunit alpha has product MQPQFIHLRLHSEFSLVDGIVRIKPLTQRLIDLNMPAVAMTEQGNLFSLVKFYQATAAVGIKAIVGADVYLYNPETPTKPFQLTLLVNTQQGYITLTELISKAYQEGQHLGVPMLKEKWIFENHDGLIALSGAMDGDVGQALLAENNDLAQQRAQKWATLFKDRFYLELQRIGKAEEERYLHSAVNLATALNLPVVATNNVRFLYQTDFDSHEVRVCINQGRVIDDERRPKEYTDQQYLRSPEEMQALFKDLPEALANTVEIAKRCNLELTLGTNYLPDFPVPKGMTLDEVFRQAAKEGLNQRLQEYAPIGSGTFDENRQAYDARLQLELDVICNMGFPGYFMIVADFIQWAKNQKIPVGPGRGSGAGSLVAYVLKITDLDPIEFDLLFERFLNPERVSMPDFDIDFCMERRDEVIDYVAEHYGRDKVSQIITYGSMAAKAVIRDVGRVSGHAYGFVDRLSKLVPFEIGMTLKKALLASAELKDLYDTDEDVKALLDMALSLEGISRNAGKHAGGVVIAPTKLTDFTPLYCDEEGNNLVTQFDKNDVEAVGLVKFDFLGLRTLTIIDWALQTINAEKEKQGAAFVDINKIPRDDSSTFEIFQAAQTTAVFQLESRGMKELISKLKPDCFDDIIALVALYRPGPLESGMVDDYINVKHGAKAEYAHPILKPILQPTNGVILYQEQVMQIAREMAGYTLGGADMLRRAMGKKKPEEMAKQREFFTTGSIKNNIEASISTYVFDLMEKFAGYGFNKSHSAAYALVAYQTAWLKAHYPAAFMAAVLSADMDNTDKVVMLIEECRQMKLELAPPNVNVSNYHFTTDHSQKIVYGIGAIKGVGQSAIEDLMAERKQNGLFLGLYDLCKRVELRKVNRRVLEGLIRAGAFDVFDDNRAGHFSELPVALRVAEKHGKMAATGQNELFGLMVQAEESHEDEERYSTQAEPWAERDRLEGEKQTLGLYLTGHPINQYQHELKQFTHGTIASLLADAERSRGKMEARVAGLVLDIRTRQTKKGKTMGFAVLDDRTGRLEVAAFSKTYDQYRDVFVKDTLLVAEGSLTIDDFSGMLRLTADKMYNIEQARATFARGLTFEWHCQDETTDTFVFMKTLREIIAPFQGGKCPLLIHYFSKEACAKLQLGESWRVTATDELISRLQRCADIRAVEVKYQA; this is encoded by the coding sequence ATGCAGCCTCAATTTATCCATCTTCGATTACATTCTGAATTCTCTCTTGTCGATGGGATTGTTCGCATTAAACCGCTGACTCAACGTTTAATAGACCTTAATATGCCCGCCGTCGCAATGACAGAGCAAGGCAATCTATTCTCATTAGTCAAATTCTATCAAGCCACCGCCGCAGTGGGAATTAAAGCGATTGTCGGGGCGGATGTTTATCTTTATAACCCTGAAACCCCGACGAAACCCTTTCAATTAACCTTGTTAGTGAATACACAACAGGGTTACATCACCTTAACGGAACTTATTTCTAAAGCTTACCAAGAAGGGCAGCATTTAGGCGTTCCGATGTTGAAAGAAAAATGGATATTTGAAAATCATGATGGCTTAATTGCCTTATCGGGAGCGATGGATGGCGATGTGGGCCAAGCCTTATTAGCTGAAAATAATGACCTCGCTCAACAACGCGCTCAAAAATGGGCGACCCTCTTCAAAGATCGTTTTTATTTAGAATTACAACGGATTGGAAAAGCAGAAGAAGAACGTTATCTGCATTCGGCGGTGAACTTAGCAACCGCTTTAAATTTACCCGTGGTTGCGACGAATAATGTTCGATTTTTATATCAAACTGATTTCGACTCCCATGAGGTACGGGTTTGTATTAACCAAGGTCGTGTCATTGATGATGAACGCCGTCCTAAAGAGTATACCGATCAGCAATATTTACGCAGCCCTGAAGAAATGCAGGCTTTATTTAAGGATCTTCCTGAAGCCCTCGCCAATACGGTTGAAATTGCCAAGCGTTGTAATTTAGAGCTGACTTTGGGAACTAATTATTTACCCGATTTTCCTGTCCCCAAAGGCATGACTTTGGATGAAGTCTTTCGTCAAGCGGCAAAAGAAGGGTTGAATCAGCGTTTGCAAGAATACGCCCCTATCGGTTCAGGAACGTTTGATGAAAACCGTCAAGCCTATGACGCACGATTGCAGCTTGAACTTGATGTGATTTGTAATATGGGGTTTCCTGGTTATTTTATGATTGTAGCCGACTTTATTCAATGGGCAAAAAATCAGAAAATTCCTGTGGGACCCGGACGAGGATCGGGTGCAGGTTCATTGGTTGCTTATGTTTTAAAAATCACTGATTTAGACCCAATAGAATTTGATTTATTATTTGAGCGATTTTTAAACCCAGAACGGGTTTCAATGCCTGATTTTGATATTGATTTTTGTATGGAACGCCGTGATGAAGTCATTGATTATGTGGCGGAACATTATGGACGCGACAAAGTTTCGCAAATTATTACCTATGGATCAATGGCGGCAAAAGCGGTGATTCGTGATGTCGGACGGGTATCGGGCCATGCTTATGGTTTTGTTGATCGGTTATCAAAACTGGTTCCTTTTGAAATAGGGATGACGTTAAAAAAAGCTTTACTGGCGAGTGCTGAATTAAAAGATTTGTATGATACGGATGAGGATGTTAAAGCCTTGCTTGATATGGCTTTATCATTAGAAGGTATTTCTCGAAACGCAGGGAAACATGCAGGGGGCGTTGTTATCGCGCCGACTAAGTTAACGGACTTTACTCCGCTTTACTGTGATGAAGAGGGTAATAATTTAGTCACTCAGTTTGATAAAAATGATGTGGAAGCGGTCGGTTTAGTTAAGTTTGATTTTTTAGGCTTACGAACGTTAACAATTATTGATTGGGCTTTGCAAACGATTAATGCCGAAAAGGAAAAACAAGGGGCGGCTTTCGTTGATATTAACAAGATTCCACGCGATGATTCATCGACGTTTGAAATCTTTCAAGCGGCTCAAACGACCGCCGTTTTTCAACTTGAATCTCGTGGAATGAAGGAGTTAATTAGTAAACTAAAACCTGATTGTTTTGATGATATTATTGCATTAGTGGCCTTGTATCGTCCTGGCCCGTTGGAATCGGGAATGGTGGATGATTATATTAATGTTAAACATGGGGCCAAAGCGGAATATGCTCATCCGATTTTAAAGCCGATTTTACAGCCGACGAATGGGGTTATTTTGTATCAGGAACAAGTGATGCAAATTGCACGGGAAATGGCGGGGTATACGTTGGGAGGGGCGGATATGCTACGGCGAGCAATGGGTAAGAAAAAACCCGAAGAAATGGCCAAGCAGCGTGAATTTTTTACCACAGGCTCTATAAAAAATAATATCGAGGCATCAATTTCTACCTATGTATTTGATTTAATGGAGAAATTTGCGGGGTATGGCTTTAATAAATCTCATTCTGCCGCTTATGCCTTAGTGGCTTATCAAACCGCATGGTTAAAAGCGCATTATCCCGCTGCTTTTATGGCGGCGGTTTTATCGGCCGATATGGACAATACCGATAAAGTGGTGATGTTAATTGAAGAATGTCGGCAAATGAAGTTAGAGCTTGCACCGCCTAATGTGAATGTTTCTAATTATCATTTTACGACCGATCATTCTCAAAAAATTGTTTATGGTATTGGTGCAATTAAAGGCGTAGGCCAGTCAGCAATTGAAGATTTAATGGCGGAACGCAAGCAAAATGGGTTATTTTTAGGGCTTTATGATTTATGTAAACGGGTTGAATTACGCAAAGTAAATCGTCGCGTTTTAGAAGGCTTAATTCGTGCGGGCGCATTTGATGTTTTTGATGATAATCGTGCAGGGCATTTTTCTGAGCTTCCTGTCGCGTTACGTGTTGCTGAAAAACATGGAAAAATGGCTGCAACGGGGCAGAATGAATTATTTGGCTTAATGGTTCAAGCAGAAGAATCCCATGAAGATGAGGAACGTTATTCCACTCAGGCCGAACCGTGGGCGGAACGGGATCGTTTAGAAGGTGAAAAACAAACGTTAGGCTTGTATTTAACAGGTCATCCGATTAATCAATATCAGCATGAGTTAAAGCAATTTACGCATGGAACCATTGCGTCCTTATTAGCGGATGCAGAACGTTCTCGTGGGAAAATGGAAGCGCGGGTCGCAGGGTTAGTTTTAGATATTAGGACAAGGCAAACTAAGAAAGGTAAAACAATGGGGTTTGCAGTCTTAGATGATCGAACTGGGCGGTTAGAAGTCGCGGCGTTTAGTAAGACTTACGACCAGTATCGTGATGTGTTTGTAAAGGATACGCTATTGGTGGCTGAGGGGAGTTTAACGATTGATGATTTTAGTGGCATGTTGCGGCTCACGGCGGATAAAATGTACAACATTGAACAAGCACGGGCAACGTTTGCACGTGGTTTAACCTTTGAATGGCATTGTCAGGATGAAACTACCGATACGTTTGTTTTTATGAAGACCTTACGCGAGATTATTGCTCCCTTTCAAGGCGGAAAGTGTCCTCTGCTTATTCATTATTTTTCAAAAGAAGCCTGTGCTAAATTACAATTAGGTGAAAGTTGGCGAGTAACGGCCACCGATGAATTAATTTCACGATTACAACGTTGTGCGGATATTCGCGCGGTCGAGGTTAAATACCAAGCGTAA
- the coaD gene encoding pantetheine-phosphate adenylyltransferase, protein MQITAIYPGTFDPVTNGHLDLIARASKLYDTLIVGVAANIRKTPLFTLEERIGLLQSVVVDHPNIQVIGFKNLLVDFANEHQARVILRGLRTVSDFEYEFQLARVNRRLSPKLETIFLMPAEYDEFISSTMTREIAKLKGDISSFVPPIVEQSLIKKFT, encoded by the coding sequence ATGCAAATTACCGCTATTTATCCAGGAACATTTGACCCTGTTACCAACGGTCATTTAGATTTAATCGCAAGGGCCTCTAAACTATATGACACGCTTATTGTTGGTGTTGCCGCTAATATTAGAAAAACGCCTTTATTTACATTAGAAGAACGTATTGGTCTCCTCCAATCAGTCGTGGTCGATCATCCTAACATACAGGTCATTGGCTTTAAAAATCTCCTCGTAGACTTTGCAAACGAACATCAAGCCCGTGTTATTTTGCGCGGCTTACGCACTGTTTCCGATTTTGAATATGAATTTCAATTAGCCCGCGTTAATCGACGGTTGTCACCTAAATTGGAAACAATTTTTTTAATGCCCGCAGAATACGATGAGTTTATTTCATCCACCATGACCCGAGAAATAGCAAAATTAAAAGGGGATATTTCAAGTTTCGTTCCCCCTATTGTTGAACAATCTTTAATCAAAAAATTTACTTAA
- a CDS encoding YfhL family 4Fe-4S dicluster ferredoxin: MSLIIDEECINCDVCEPECPNGAISQGEDIYIIDPSLCTECVGHHDLPQCIEVCPVDCIEKDASNVEEHDSLYQKYLNLTKVA, translated from the coding sequence ATGTCACTTATTATTGACGAAGAATGTATTAATTGTGATGTCTGTGAACCTGAATGTCCTAATGGGGCGATTAGTCAAGGGGAAGACATTTACATTATTGACCCTAGCCTCTGTACGGAATGTGTCGGTCATCATGATCTTCCTCAATGTATTGAGGTTTGCCCTGTTGACTGTATTGAAAAAGACGCCAGCAATGTTGAAGAACACGATTCGTTGTATCAAAAATACTTAAATTTAACAAAAGTAGCGTAG
- the uvrB gene encoding excinuclease ABC subunit UvrB, whose protein sequence is MKKPFKIKSHYQPAGDQPEAINKLVEGLNDGELHQTLLGVTGSGKTFTIANVIERCQRPAMILAPNKTLAAQLYGEMKEFFPTNSVEYFVSYYDYYQPEAYVPASDTFINKDASLNEHIEQMRLSATKALIERDDTLVIATVSAIYGLGEPESYFKMVLHLVRGDFIKQRDILRRLAEMQYTRNDTELRRANYRVRGDVIDVFPAESDKAALRIELFDDEIEQLSLFDPLTGEMLQRLARYTLYPKNHYVTPRDQLLNAVESIKTELASRLIQLRETHKLVEAQRLEQRTLFDIEMILEVGYCSGIENYSRYLSGRDAGESPPTMFDYLSDDALIIIDESHVTLPQLSAMYKGDRSRKETLVNYGFRLPSALDNRPLRFDEFEQRSGQRIYVSATPSVYEKRHSGAVVEQVVRPTGLLDPQIEVRPATTQVDDLLSEINQRVKQQERILVTTLTKRMSEDLTDYLMEHDVKVRYLHSDIDTVERMEIIRDLRLGLFDVLVGINLLREGLDIPEVSLVAILDADKEGFLRSAVSLVQTIGRAARNSKGVALLYGNKITRSMQQAIDETNRRREMQLTFNKVHQIIPKSISKSVTDILEISIPGKGKPEKLAVTIKIAETLAHYQAMSIKEKSKHLKQLEEQMYNHARNLEFEAAAKLRDQIKELDSFL, encoded by the coding sequence ATGAAAAAACCATTTAAAATTAAAAGTCATTATCAGCCCGCAGGCGACCAACCTGAAGCGATCAATAAACTAGTGGAAGGACTTAATGACGGTGAGCTTCATCAAACGCTTTTAGGGGTAACAGGGTCTGGAAAAACATTCACCATTGCCAATGTTATTGAACGATGTCAGCGTCCTGCGATGATACTTGCACCGAATAAAACCTTAGCGGCTCAGTTATACGGTGAAATGAAAGAGTTTTTTCCGACGAATAGTGTTGAATATTTTGTTTCTTATTATGATTATTATCAGCCCGAAGCCTATGTGCCTGCGTCAGATACCTTTATTAATAAAGATGCTTCTTTAAATGAACATATTGAGCAAATGCGGTTATCGGCGACAAAGGCATTAATTGAACGGGACGATACTCTTGTGATCGCCACGGTCTCAGCTATTTACGGGTTAGGCGAACCTGAATCGTATTTTAAAATGGTTCTTCATTTAGTACGGGGGGACTTCATTAAACAGCGTGATATTTTACGGCGTTTAGCTGAAATGCAATACACTCGAAATGATACCGAATTGCGCCGTGCAAATTATCGTGTTCGAGGGGATGTGATTGATGTTTTTCCCGCTGAATCGGATAAAGCGGCCTTGCGTATTGAGTTATTTGATGATGAAATTGAACAACTGTCATTATTTGATCCGTTAACAGGCGAAATGTTACAACGGTTAGCACGGTATACGCTTTACCCTAAAAATCATTATGTAACCCCCAGAGATCAACTTTTAAACGCGGTTGAATCCATTAAAACTGAATTAGCATCCCGTTTAATTCAACTTCGTGAAACCCATAAATTAGTTGAAGCTCAACGTTTAGAACAACGGACTTTATTTGATATAGAAATGATTCTGGAAGTTGGCTATTGTTCAGGGATTGAAAATTATTCACGTTATTTATCGGGCCGTGATGCGGGTGAATCTCCGCCGACAATGTTTGATTATTTATCGGATGATGCCCTTATCATTATTGATGAAAGTCATGTGACCCTTCCACAGCTATCGGCGATGTATAAAGGCGATCGTTCTCGTAAAGAAACGTTGGTTAATTATGGGTTTCGTTTACCGTCGGCATTAGATAACCGTCCGCTGCGATTTGATGAGTTTGAACAGCGTTCAGGGCAACGTATTTATGTTTCGGCAACCCCGAGTGTTTATGAAAAACGACATTCTGGGGCGGTGGTTGAACAAGTCGTTCGACCGACAGGATTGTTAGATCCTCAAATTGAAGTACGTCCCGCAACGACACAAGTGGATGATTTATTATCCGAGATTAATCAACGTGTGAAACAACAAGAACGGATTTTAGTGACGACACTCACTAAACGAATGTCAGAAGATTTAACCGATTATTTAATGGAGCATGATGTCAAAGTTCGCTATTTACATTCGGATATAGATACCGTCGAACGGATGGAAATTATTCGTGATTTACGTTTAGGGTTATTTGATGTTTTAGTCGGAATCAACTTATTACGTGAAGGGCTTGATATTCCTGAAGTTTCCTTAGTCGCCATTTTAGATGCGGATAAAGAAGGTTTTTTACGCTCAGCAGTATCATTAGTACAAACGATAGGCCGTGCTGCGCGTAATAGTAAGGGAGTGGCACTTTTGTATGGGAACAAAATTACTCGGTCTATGCAGCAAGCGATTGATGAGACGAACCGTCGTCGTGAAATGCAGTTAACGTTTAATAAAGTCCATCAAATTATCCCTAAAAGTATTTCTAAATCGGTCACTGATATTTTAGAAATCAGTATTCCTGGAAAGGGTAAACCTGAAAAATTAGCGGTAACGATAAAGATTGCAGAAACATTGGCTCACTATCAGGCGATGAGCATCAAAGAAAAAAGTAAACATCTCAAACAACTTGAAGAACAAATGTATAATCATGCAAGAAATTTAGAATTTGAAGCGGCCGCTAAACTACGCGATCAGATAAAAGAATTAGATTCTTTTTTATAA
- a CDS encoding pyridoxal phosphate-dependent aminotransferase, translating into MSIQLSNRVNAVKPSPTLAITARAAQMRAEGKDIIGLGAGEPDFNTPEHIKAAGIKAIESGFTRYTAVDGIASLKQAIITKFKRDNGFDYQANQILVSCGGKQSFFNLAQALLNPEDEVIIPSPYWVSYPDMVLLAGAVPVMIRTSQAQNFKITPAQLRGAMTSKTRLFVINSPSNPTGVAYTEEELKALADVLLDFPNVIIATDDMYEHILWKKGTFVNILNACPALYERTLVLNGVSKAYAMTGWRIGYAAGPVAIIKAMSKIQSQSTSNPTSISQVAAEEAINGDQSCIDTMMVEFKKRHDFVVAELNKIDGFECLSTDGTFYVFPKIEAVIERLDGIKNDLDFAEYLIEKAGVAIVPGSAFGCPGHMRISIATSMENLENALIRIKTALST; encoded by the coding sequence ATGAGCATTCAATTATCTAATCGGGTCAACGCTGTTAAACCATCACCCACTTTAGCAATTACGGCAAGGGCGGCACAAATGCGTGCCGAAGGTAAGGATATTATTGGATTGGGTGCGGGTGAACCTGATTTTAATACCCCTGAACACATTAAAGCCGCAGGGATTAAAGCCATTGAGTCGGGCTTTACCCGCTATACGGCCGTGGATGGTATTGCGAGTTTAAAACAAGCGATTATTACTAAATTTAAACGCGATAATGGCTTTGATTATCAAGCCAATCAAATTTTAGTTTCCTGTGGTGGAAAACAAAGTTTTTTCAATTTAGCGCAAGCCCTTTTAAATCCTGAAGATGAGGTTATTATTCCCTCACCGTACTGGGTTTCTTATCCTGATATGGTGTTATTAGCGGGTGCGGTGCCTGTTATGATTAGAACCTCACAAGCTCAAAATTTTAAAATTACGCCTGCCCAATTACGCGGGGCAATGACCAGTAAAACGCGTTTGTTTGTGATTAATAGTCCCTCAAACCCAACAGGGGTGGCTTATACCGAAGAAGAACTGAAAGCCTTAGCCGATGTGTTACTCGACTTTCCCAATGTTATCATTGCAACCGATGATATGTATGAGCATATTTTGTGGAAAAAAGGCACTTTCGTTAATATCCTGAATGCCTGCCCTGCACTTTATGAACGAACCCTGGTTTTAAATGGCGTTTCTAAAGCGTATGCGATGACAGGTTGGCGTATTGGTTATGCCGCAGGACCTGTGGCCATTATTAAAGCGATGAGCAAAATTCAATCGCAAAGCACCTCTAACCCTACCTCAATTTCACAAGTTGCCGCTGAAGAAGCCATTAATGGTGATCAATCTTGTATTGATACGATGATGGTTGAATTCAAAAAACGTCATGATTTTGTGGTGGCAGAATTAAATAAAATAGACGGCTTTGAGTGCCTTTCAACCGATGGAACATTTTATGTTTTCCCTAAAATAGAGGCGGTGATTGAACGCTTAGACGGGATTAAAAATGACTTGGATTTTGCCGAGTATTTAATTGAAAAAGCAGGGGTGGCGATTGTTCCAGGCTCCGCTTTTGGCTGTCCAGGTCACATGCGAATTTCAATTGCAACCAGTATGGAAAATTTAGAAAACGCACTGATAAGAATTAAAACCGCCCTTTCAACCTAA
- a CDS encoding DUF2782 domain-containing protein, producing MYRLFILILFIPALCLAEDELEEPMPLPELPEMPMPVEDNEVMEPDITIIRRDNKTIQEFRKNGELYMVKIVPDVGPPYYLIDTDGDGNMDVRGNDLDRNLNVNQWKLLEWD from the coding sequence ATGTATCGTTTATTTATTTTAATTCTATTTATCCCCGCACTTTGTTTGGCCGAGGATGAACTGGAAGAGCCAATGCCCCTTCCTGAATTACCTGAAATGCCCATGCCTGTTGAAGATAACGAGGTTATGGAACCTGATATTACAATTATTCGTCGCGATAATAAAACGATTCAAGAGTTTCGTAAGAATGGCGAGTTATACATGGTAAAAATCGTTCCTGATGTTGGCCCTCCTTATTATTTAATTGATACTGATGGGGATGGTAATATGGATGTCCGTGGTAATGATTTAGATCGTAATCTAAACGTCAATCAATGGAAATTATTGGAATGGGATTGA